The following proteins are encoded in a genomic region of Plasmodium cynomolgi strain B DNA, scaffold: 0823, whole genome shotgun sequence:
- a CDS encoding hypothetical protein (putative) produces MVIACIMVQLRVLFLSIIHSAQKYALYNEYKENCTTSKKNVCPDFFSKCENNDPNTLLSQLKCYEHAQIEETLSENKK; encoded by the exons atggTTATTGCGTGCATTATGGTGCAATTGAGGGTATTATTCCTTTCTATAATACACTCTGCAC AAAAGTATgcattatataatgaatataaaGAGAATTGTACTACAAGCAAGAAAAATGTCTGCCCAGATTTTTTCAGCAAATGTGAGAATAATGATCCAAATACTTTGTTAAGTCAGCTAAAATGTTATGAACATGCCCAGATTGAAGAAACATTGTCTGAAAACAAGAAGTAA